One genomic region from Salvelinus sp. IW2-2015 unplaced genomic scaffold, ASM291031v2 Un_scaffold2277, whole genome shotgun sequence encodes:
- the LOC112073500 gene encoding LOW QUALITY PROTEIN: neurotrophin-7-like (The sequence of the model RefSeq protein was modified relative to this genomic sequence to represent the inferred CDS: deleted 1 base in 1 codon), protein MRSLLLLLLLIGVQAVLNMGGVLGPVAANHSAETPHSKPMAEQNSSGRLASHRTRQAHRPASLPQDRSSSLGHSEIASPSTPSIPEVDPKLFSKRRYHSSPRVVFSDVPPSHHGLGGETREVEGEEEVGRVMGGGVRVRRRAGGQPMHRGEYSVCDSVSVWLGNLTKATDIAGNEVEVLPEVKIDNVRKKQFFYETTCRVATPPGGGAGGGVMGGGPKAGAKSGCRGIDGRHWNSYCTNSHTYVLALTKSKEQMAWRLIRIHAACVCVLSRKSWRH, encoded by the exons ATGAGGTCGTTGCTGTTGCTGCTTCTGCTGATTGGCGTCCAGGCTGTACTGAACATGGGAGGTGTCCTAGGCCCGGTGGCAGCCAACCACAGCGCAGAAACACCACACAGTAAGCCAATGGCAGAGCAGAACAGCAGCGGGCGGCTCGCCTCTCA CCGGACCAGACAGGCCCACAGGCCAGCCTCTCTACCCCAGGACAGGAGCTCTTCCCTGGGCCACTCTGAGATAGCCTCCCCCTCTACACCCTCCATCCCGGAGGTGGACCCCAAACTGTTCAGCAAGCGCCGCTACCACTCCTCACCA CGCGTCGTCTTCAGTGACGTACCCCCGTCTCACCACGGCCTGGGGGGGGAGACGAgggaagtggagggagaggaggaagtggggagGGTGATGGGTGGGGGAGTGAGGGTGAGGCGGAGAGCGGGGGGGCAGCCCATGCACCGGGGGGAATACTCGGTGTGCGACAGCGTCAGCGTGTGGTTGGGGAACCTGACCAAGGCCACGGACATCGCCGGCAACGAGGTGGAGGTTCTACCAGAGGTGAAGATAGACAACGTCCGCAAGAAACAGTTCTTCTACGAGACCACCTGCCGCGTGGCCACACCCCCGGGGGGCGGAGCTGGGGGAGGAGTTATGGGAGGCGGGCCCAAGGCGGGGGCCAAATCAGGGTGTCGCGGCATCGACGGCCGTCACTGGAACTCGTACTGCACCAACTCACACACGTACGTGCTGGCGCTCACCAAGTCCAAGGAGCAGATGGCGTGGAGGCTGATACGCATCCacgcagcatgtgtgtgtgtcctcagccgCAAGTCATGGAGGCACTGA